The sequence GCCCGCGGGTGGTCGCGCTAGACAGCTCGCTACCGTCCACCGCGGTGTAGACGAAGGCCACGCTAGCGAGCGGACGCCGTTCGGGAGCCGCGCTCTGCTCCGGCCCCGCCGCACCGCAAGCCGTCGTGAGCAGCATGAAAGCGAGGTAGCGACGTGGCATGGCACGCTTGGGCCGAGTCGAGCCTAGGTTCCCAGAGCCAGCATGGGGCTGAACAGGTCCGCGAACAAGCGCAGGGCGTCGGGCAGTACCTTGCCACTGCGCTGATGAGACAGCACCGCCACGGCCAGATCGTCGACCAGGCTCTTGAGCGGGACCGCGTCCAACTGCACACCCAACACAGAATCCCCGCCCCGAGGTGCTGCCGTGTCCTGCAAGATCGGGTCGTGGCGCACCCAAGAGAATCCGCGCTCGACGTGGAAGCCGCAGGCTAGGACTTGCACGAAGTCCAGGTAGAGCGGCCACACGACCGCCGCGACGCTCTCACCGTTGGCGCGATGTCCGAGCAGACCCCGGGGCGCGACTCGTGGCACGGCGCGCTCATCGTCAGGTCCAATTGCGTCCAGAATTCGGCGCCGGCGTTGGATGTCGCTCTCCACCGCCAACAGCGGTGCGTACACCGCGATGCGCGGAACGCCCAATCGCGGTGCGTCCTGTTCGAGCGCGCCGAGCCATTCGTCGCGAGCCTCGTCGTCGAGGGCCTTGTAAGCCATCGCCGCTGCCAGGGCCGCTTCGGCGTCAGTGGCCAGCGCTCCAAGCCACTCGCGCCACGCCAATACCACTCGGCGCTCCGACTTGGATGCTCCTCCCCCGGGAAGAGGAGTGCGTTCTGCTTCGGGATCGGGCGGCATGCGCGCCATGAGGCACCAAGGTCGGCGGCCCGCCGCCCAGGGGCAGCGGCCGGAGGGTCACCTTCTTCCCCTTCCCGTGCGTGCTGTCAACCCGTCGTTGGCGATTCGACCAATGCGCCGATTTCTCGCGCAAGGTCCGCTAGCACTTCGTCTAGCTCAGCCAGACGGCTCGGGTGAACCGCGATCACCAGCTCGCCACCAGACTCCGCGAACATCGCGGCCAGCCCCTCGCTGGCTTCGAATATTCCCTTCACGTACACGACGTCCCTGGCGCGCACCGTGACTCGGCGTGTGCAAAGCCCTTCGCCCACCAGTGCCATGACCGCCATGGCCTCTCACTAGTCAATGCGTCGCGCCGTCGCCAATCCCAAAATGGCGATCGCCAGCTCGAGCGCAGAGCCAAGCCCAAAGCCAGGAAAGCGCCAAGCCCTGAGCCAAGCGCGCCGCCCAGTCGGCTTCGGCCTTCCCAGCCGCACCAGCCTGGTGTGAAATGGCTGGCGATGAGCCAGGGAGCAGCCGCCGCGGACGAGGACGTCGTCCCTGATCTCCCGCCGTTGGTGCGAGACGCAGACGACGAACTGGAGGGTCCTGCTGGCGACGGCGACCTCGAGCTGGGCGCCTTGGAAGTCCTCGAAGACGCCGTCGAGGAAGACGACGCCCTTGCCGACTTCGAGCTCGGGATCGACCTTGGATTGGGTTCGGAAACCGAGGCGCAAGACGACGCGGCAGAAATCCAGCTCGACATGTCCGAATTGCTGAGCCGTGCAGATGAGGCGGAGACGGGCGCCGACGACGATCGCAGCGGGCCGGAGCAGCTGGATGCGGCGGAAGGACTGAGCGAACCGGAAGAGTCGATCTTGCAGGGAGACGACGGCGAGCTACACGAATCCCTGGAAGACTTGGTGGAAGGAGAACTGCCAGGCATCGATGCCGACGGCGAAGGTGACTTCGAAGAAGCTGATTTCGGTCAGCTGGAGTTCGCCGACGAGGAGAGACCGCCGGAAGGGCCTCTCGCATTCGAGGCGAGACGGGAGAGCGAAGGCGACTTCTCGTTCGCCACGAACGTGGGCATGGGCGTGGCTGCGCTCGGACGCGACCTGATCTTCGTTCGAGCCGGAGCGGCAGCTCGCGCCGTCGTCCTGCCCGCGAGCGGGAGCGCCTTGGCCGCCCTCGACGACAGAGTGCTGGTCGCGACCGTCACCGGTGGACTGTACTTCGCGCACCCTGATGGTCGCTTGATCGCCGTCGACGGCTACGGAGAGCAGCTTGCGTCAGCCGTTCACCGCCGCAGCTTTGCCGCGCGCCTTGGCGCGAGCCCGAGCCTGATCACCGCGCTGCTGGACAGTGGGGCTCTGTTGTCGAGCGAGGACGGCGCGACGACCTTCCGCGTGCATCCGACACCGCGCCCCGTGCGTGCGCTGAGCCCCTCGGGGCGATGGGCCGCGGACGAAACTCGCGTGTTCCAAGTGATCGGCGGGCAGGAACGCGCGTTGCCCGAGGCTGCCACCGTAGCAGGCGCCGTGCCCAGCCTGATGGAAGAGACCGCGGACCACGTCGCCGTCGCCAGTGCGGAGGCCGGCGTCGTACTCGTCGGTGCGGGTGGCAGTCACGCCATCGCCGGAACACAAGGTGCTTCGGCGCTACTCTGTCGCGACGGTCTGCTCTGGATCGGAGTCGGTGGCTCCGCGACCCAGGACGCCGCGCTCCTGGTGCTCGACCTGTCGACACTTCGCCTGACCACGGCGCTGACGCTCGCGGGCACGCGGGGAGAGACCCTCACCGCCGTGGCGCGCTCCGAGCAGGAAGGGCGACTTTGGCTCTCGACTTCGGCGGGGCTCTACTCGGCGCTGCCCTCGCCCGATTGAGGAGTATGCCTTGAGCGAGGCACCCGACGACTTGCTGCGCCGCGTTCGCGACGGCGTCTTGCGTCACGATGACGGCAGCACGGACATCGACTCGTCCGTGAGCGCCTGGCTCGACGACGCTCAAACTCACTTCCGGGCCGCGCTTGCGCGGGCCGCGGTAGCCACTCCCATGGCGTCGACGGCGAGCCGCTCTCTGCTCGCCGCCATCGTCGCAGCGAGAGTGCGCCGGCGTGCCCTAGCGCAGAGCAGCGACACCGCGCTGCTGGTCTTGGCCGCCCGCGGAGGCTCCCTACTCGACAAACGCACCGCGCTTCAGCGGCTGGCACATCTCGCAAGCGACGACGCAAGCCTTGCCGACGACGTGGATTTTGCGTCGTTCATCCAGGAACCCGAACTGGAGCGAGATCTGCAGCTGCTGCTCGAGCACCGGCGCGGAAGTGCGGGCCGCGCAGCGCGGGCAGAGCTGACCGACGTGCGCAGCGGCCTGGCCAGGCTTTCCCGGGCCATCGCGCGCGTGCTGGACGGCAGCGAGGCGAGCGATCCGTACCAAGGGTTGCGCTTGGCCGAGCGCACGCGGCTCTCGCTCTACTTGCGGGACGCCGACGACGGAACCGTGGCGTTCCTGCTGGACCGTATCGCCGACCTGCGCGATCAAGCGGATGGTCCCGACGTGGCAGAACGCATCGCGCTCTTGCGCAGCGCTGCCGACGTCCGCACCCTGCCTCTGCTCGCGACCGTGCTATTGGACGACCTGCGCAGTGAGGTGCGAACCGAGGCCATCCGCGCGCTCTCACGTATCGACGATCGCCGCGTGGTCGGACTGCTGCTGTCAGCGGATGGGCGAGCGTCGGACTCCGCGGAGCGTTTGGCCATCGCCGAAGGACTCGCTCTCTGGGGCGACTTCCGCGGCAGTGACTGTATTCGTGAAGCCCTGGCCGACGCCCGCGAGGCCACCCGCTTGGCGGCTCTGGAAGCGCTGTGGGATCCGGCGCTGGCAGAGCAAGCCTTCGCCCACTTCGCCGAGGGAGAACTCGAACTGCGCCGCGCGGCGTTGCGCGCGTTGACGCGCACCGGACATGAGCGCGCCCTGGCCTGGCTCGACGAACGCGAACCCGATCCAGCGTTGACGGCGGAGTTCGAGGTCGCCCGAGATGCGATCCTGGCGCGACTCGAACTGCGGGGCGACACCGAAGACGAGCTGCGCGCGCATCGGGCGCGCAAGCCCGTGCCGCGGGTACTGGTGCGCGCCCCGGGCGTGGAGCCCACGAAGCGTCACCGGTTCCTCGGCCTGATGCTGGTGCTCCGGGCCATTTTGACGCGACTCCTGGGCCTGCGTGAGGCCAGCAGCAGCGCCTTGGATCGCGCAAGCGACGCCGATCCGAGTTGGCCCTTGCCCGGGCTGATGCAGGGCAACTTGTGGCTCGATGGTGGCAACCTGTCCCGCGCCGTTGCCGGCTACCGGCGTGCCTTGGCGAGCTGCAACGACGGGCTGCTGCGCAATGGTCACGCCATGACGCGCATCGCGCGCGCGTACCTCGAGCGCACGGACGAGCTTTTGGAGGAGGGACGCACCGAAGCCGCTCGCGCGCTGATCGACGAGCTCATGCTCAACAACCTATCCCGCGTTGCCTCTCATGTGCGTCACGCCGCACGTCGGCGCCGACGCAAGTTGTCCCATGCACTTCCCGCAGCCGAGGCATCGCGATGAAAGAGACGCGCATCGTCAGCCTCACCCTCGAGCTCGACTCCGAGCAGGGAGGAAGCAGTGTCGTGGTGCGGGAGCCCTTCACCCGCCAGCAGAAGGTCTTCGTGGCCGGCAGCGCTTCGCCCGCAGAAGTAGCGCTGGCCCTCGACCGCCTCGGCTTGGGCGGACAAATGCTCGCAGCCGGCGCTGCAGCGCCTCACTCGCTTCGCCCCTCGAGCTTGGCGCCCGGCCTGAGCGACTCGCGCGGTCCTGGATCGCTGATCCCGCGAGATCTCGGGCCAGCCGCGCTCTTGGCAGCGCTATTGGACGCCCTCGCCACCGCCGTGCTGCGCGCGGGGCTGACCCAGGAGAGCTCGAGCTGGGACGAAGCTCTCGACGAACTCGTGACCTTGGTCCAGGCGCGGGAGTTGGACGGCGTGTCGCGCCTGCTCGCCGTCATCGAACACGCGCTGGACGAACGCAACGCGGAGCGCACGGCCATGGCTTTGGCAGCCGTGGGCAACGCAATCGCGACCCTGCGCGTGGGCGACTCGGCGCTGGCCGGCGAGCTATCCGGCGACACCGCCGCCCAGGTGCAGGAGCTTGGCACGCTGGAATTGGTGGAAGTCGGGCGCTATCGCGAACGGGGAGCACTCCTGCTGGAAACGCGCCTCTTGGTGGAACCCGCGAGCGGCGAACTCTTCCGCGAGGTGGGCTGCGTCGGTCGCGGGCTGTCTCAGGGCCAACCGGGGCGCAAGTTGGTGGTGGATCTGGGACAGCGCCTGCCCAGTACCGATCCGCCGCGCCTGGTAATCCATCAATACGAAATGCGCCCGCGAGCGAGCACCACGGACTTGCAGCGCGCCCTGGCCGCGGCACGGCGCGATCTGAGCCTGCCTCCGGGACCTCGCTCGGACCCTTTGCGCTTGGTACACAGCCCGTTGCCCGTGTTGCTCGCGCCCGAGCGGCTGCTGCTGGAAAAGGGAGAAGCGCTGACGCTGGTCGACGATGCAGGCAATCGCCTCGCGGTGCTCGCCTCGGGCACGGCCGCACCCACGGAAGCCTTGGTGGACCTGGTCGAACGCGGCGAGCAGCCCCTGGCGCTGGTCGGTAGCTTGGTCACGGACGCCTCAGGCATCGGTCTCTTGCCTTGGACAGCCTGGCTGCAAACCGACGACGGGCCAAGGCCATTCCAGCTCAGCGTCTAGCCTCTGCCCGCTCGCTGCATCGCTTCCGACGGGGACGCCAGCAGGAGCCTGCTCGCCCTCCCGGCGCCCCTTCTCGCGTCGACCACTTGGCCCACAACCCGCCCGCATGCTACCGGGCGAAATCATGCCGGTCGTCGTTCAGAAGTATGGCGGCTCGAGCGTTGCCGACATCGACAAGCTCAGTCGCGTAGCCGATCAAGTCGTGCAAACCAAGAAGGCAGGACACGACGTCGTCGTCGTCGTCAGTGCCATGGGCAAGACCACGGACAGCCTGTTGTCTTTGGCAGCGCAGGCGGCACGGTCCGCCGAGACCATCTCCGATGCGGGCGCTCCCAAGCGCGAGCTGGACATGTTGGTCAGCACTGGCGAGCGCGTCAGCATGTCGCTGCTTTCGATCGCCATCCACGCGCGGGGATTCGATGCCGTCAGCTTCACCGGATCCCAGTCCGGCATCATCACCAACGACCGCCACTTCGACGCGCGCATCATCGAAGTACGCCCCCACCGCCTGGAGGACGAGCTTGCCCGCGGCAAGATCGTGATCGTCGCGGGCTACCAGGGTATGAGCTATAAGCGCGAGATCACGACGCTCGGACGCGGCGGTTCCGACACGACTGCCGTGGCCTTGGCCGCAGCGCTGGGTGCCGAGCGCTGTGAGATCTACAG is a genomic window of Polyangiaceae bacterium containing:
- a CDS encoding DUF4911 domain-containing protein, translating into MAVMALVGEGLCTRRVTVRARDVVYVKGIFEASEGLAAMFAESGGELVIAVHPSRLAELDEVLADLAREIGALVESPTTG